A window of the Haloarcula litorea genome harbors these coding sequences:
- a CDS encoding NYN domain-containing protein: MTVAHPGQRVAVLADAQNLYHTAQSLYSRNIDYSALLEEAVSGRELSRAIAYVIRADSPEEESFFEALVDIGFETRIKEIKTFGDGSKKADWDVGMSLDAVTLAAHNDAVVLCTGDGDFARLCRYLRHEGCRVEAMGFEQSTAEELRDAADGFVDMSEERDRFLL; the protein is encoded by the coding sequence ATGACTGTCGCACACCCGGGCCAGCGCGTCGCCGTCCTGGCGGACGCGCAGAACCTCTACCACACCGCTCAGAGCCTCTACTCTCGGAACATCGACTACTCCGCGCTGCTGGAGGAGGCCGTCTCCGGCCGGGAACTGAGCCGCGCGATCGCCTACGTCATCCGCGCGGACTCCCCCGAGGAGGAGTCGTTCTTCGAGGCGCTGGTCGACATCGGGTTCGAGACCCGCATCAAGGAGATCAAGACGTTCGGCGACGGCTCGAAGAAGGCCGACTGGGACGTGGGGATGAGCCTCGACGCGGTGACGCTGGCGGCCCACAACGACGCCGTCGTCCTCTGTACCGGCGACGGCGACTTCGCGCGGCTCTGTCGGTACCTGCGTCACGAGGGCTGTCGCGTCGAGGCGATGGGGTTCGAGCAGTCCACCGCCGAGGAGCTCAGGGACGCCGCCGACGGCTTCGTCGACATGAGCGAAGAGCGGGACCGGTTCCTGCTGTAG
- the dapA gene encoding 4-hydroxy-tetrahydrodipicolinate synthase — translation MTDIDFRGVYPAMCTPFHDDADRSIDFETLRADAQRLESAGVDGLVPVGSTGESATMTHDEHVEVVEAVVDAVDDVPVIAGTGSNNTREALSLSRRAADAGADALLLISPYYNKPEQQGLVDHYTAIADEIDVPQIVYNVPSRTGRNIEPDTAVELASHENVAAYKAASGDMNQISEIIERTRDEAFAVLSGDDGMTLPMLSVGGHGCISVAANVEPERTCAMVGAALSEDYERARAIHHELGPLFRALFSETNPIPVKEAMRIRGYGPAYVRSPLTRLSEEHTDHLEQVLRSLETEDLEDEYAEAER, via the coding sequence ATGACGGACATCGACTTCCGCGGCGTGTACCCCGCGATGTGCACGCCGTTCCACGACGACGCGGACCGCAGCATCGACTTCGAGACACTCCGAGCCGACGCCCAGCGCCTCGAATCGGCGGGCGTCGACGGCCTCGTGCCGGTCGGGTCGACCGGCGAGTCGGCCACGATGACCCACGACGAGCACGTCGAGGTCGTCGAGGCGGTCGTCGACGCCGTCGACGACGTGCCGGTCATCGCCGGCACCGGGTCGAACAACACCCGCGAGGCGCTGTCGCTCTCGCGGCGCGCGGCCGACGCCGGCGCGGACGCCCTGTTGCTCATCTCGCCGTACTACAACAAGCCCGAACAGCAGGGGCTAGTGGACCACTACACGGCCATCGCGGACGAGATCGACGTGCCCCAGATCGTCTACAACGTCCCCTCGCGGACGGGTCGCAACATCGAACCCGACACCGCCGTCGAGCTGGCGAGCCACGAGAACGTCGCGGCGTACAAGGCCGCCAGCGGCGACATGAACCAGATCTCGGAGATCATCGAGCGCACCCGCGACGAGGCGTTCGCGGTGCTGTCGGGCGACGACGGGATGACCCTGCCGATGCTGTCGGTCGGCGGGCACGGCTGTATCTCCGTCGCCGCCAACGTCGAACCCGAACGCACCTGTGCGATGGTCGGGGCCGCCCTCTCGGAGGACTACGAGCGCGCCCGCGCCATCCACCACGAGCTCGGCCCGCTGTTCCGCGCGCTGTTCAGCGAGACCAACCCCATCCCGGTCAAGGAGGCGATGCGCATCCGCGGCTACGGCCCGGCCTACGTGCGCTCGCCGCTGACGCGCCTCTCCGAGGAGCACACGGACCACCTGGAGCAGGTGCTCCGCTCGCTGGAGACCGAGGACCTCGAAGACGAGTACGCGGAGGCCGAGCGATGA
- the dapB gene encoding 4-hydroxy-tetrahydrodipicolinate reductase, giving the protein MTRVAVNGITGRMGGAVAETAADRDCEVVVGFATSDVAEVAGVPVVHPDEAADALAEYDVDAVVDFAVPEGALTVADACAATGTAMVVGTTGFDEAGLDRLDAVAAEVPLLKAANFSPGIQVLQRTVREAVRALDDYDLELLESHHNGKVDAPSGTANSILDTVREERDVEPVYGREGHAPREDDEIGVFARRAGDIRGEHELLLAGNDEVLSLSHRAEDRAVFAAGALDAAVWLADREPGRYEFSAVVDA; this is encoded by the coding sequence ATGACGCGGGTCGCGGTCAACGGGATCACCGGCCGGATGGGCGGCGCGGTCGCCGAGACGGCCGCGGACCGCGACTGCGAGGTCGTCGTCGGCTTCGCGACCAGCGACGTGGCCGAGGTCGCGGGCGTCCCGGTCGTCCACCCCGACGAGGCCGCCGACGCGCTCGCGGAGTACGACGTCGACGCCGTCGTCGACTTCGCGGTCCCCGAGGGCGCGCTGACCGTCGCCGACGCCTGCGCCGCGACGGGGACGGCGATGGTCGTCGGGACGACGGGCTTCGACGAGGCGGGACTGGACCGACTCGACGCCGTCGCCGCCGAGGTCCCGCTCCTGAAGGCCGCGAACTTCTCGCCGGGCATCCAGGTGCTCCAGCGTACCGTCCGGGAGGCGGTGCGTGCGCTGGACGACTACGACCTCGAACTCCTCGAATCGCACCACAACGGCAAGGTCGACGCGCCCTCCGGCACCGCAAACAGCATCCTCGACACCGTCCGGGAGGAGCGCGACGTGGAACCGGTCTACGGCCGCGAGGGTCACGCGCCCCGCGAGGACGACGAGATCGGCGTCTTCGCCCGGCGGGCCGGCGACATCCGCGGCGAGCACGAACTGCTCCTGGCGGGCAACGACGAGGTCCTCTCGCTGTCCCACCGCGCGGAGGACCGCGCCGTCTTCGCCGCGGGCGCGCTCGACGCCGCCGTCTGGCTCGCCGACCGAGAGCCCGGCCGCTACGAGTTCAGCGCGGTCGTCGACGCGTAA
- a CDS encoding 2,3,4,5-tetrahydropyridine-2,6-dicarboxylate N-succinyltransferase, whose protein sequence is MLGQDLEENIGHLWTAYEDGATIEEIEPPQLDTLDEFLTALENGDVRAAEQVDGEWVVNEWVKRGILLNFAFRETYEREYGDVAYHDVLPLRDTQDLGERGTRNTPDGTTIRRGAYLGEDCIMMSPSFVNIGAHVGDGTLVDSCDVVGSCAQIGENVKIGANTLIGGVLEPVESNPVIVEDDVSLGAGCRVTSGFVVGEGSVVGENTLLTPRIPVYDLVEEEVIYGELPPERRAFQRFVDSSVGEHDLFDGGAYKPAVVATDVEEETLEATEREDALRD, encoded by the coding sequence ATGCTCGGACAAGACTTAGAGGAGAACATCGGTCACCTCTGGACGGCCTACGAGGACGGCGCGACGATCGAGGAGATCGAGCCGCCGCAACTGGACACGCTCGACGAGTTCCTGACGGCGCTGGAGAACGGCGACGTGCGCGCCGCCGAGCAGGTCGACGGCGAGTGGGTCGTCAACGAGTGGGTCAAGCGGGGCATCCTGCTGAACTTCGCGTTCCGGGAGACATACGAGCGCGAGTACGGCGACGTGGCCTACCACGACGTGCTGCCGCTGCGTGACACGCAGGACCTCGGCGAGCGCGGCACCCGCAACACCCCCGACGGCACGACGATCCGCCGCGGGGCGTACCTCGGCGAGGACTGCATCATGATGTCGCCCTCGTTCGTCAACATCGGAGCCCACGTCGGCGACGGGACGCTGGTCGACTCCTGTGACGTGGTCGGCTCCTGCGCCCAGATCGGCGAGAACGTCAAGATCGGCGCGAACACGCTCATCGGCGGCGTCCTCGAACCGGTCGAGAGCAACCCCGTCATCGTCGAGGACGACGTCTCGCTGGGCGCGGGCTGTCGGGTCACCAGCGGCTTCGTCGTCGGCGAGGGCTCGGTCGTCGGCGAGAACACGCTGCTGACGCCGCGGATCCCGGTCTACGACCTCGTCGAGGAGGAGGTCATCTACGGCGAACTGCCGCCCGAGCGCCGGGCGTTCCAGCGGTTCGTCGACTCGTCGGTGGGCGAACACGACCTGTTCGACGGCGGCGCGTACAAGCCCGCCGTGGTCGCCACCGACGTCGAGGAGGAGACGCTGGAGGCGACGGAGCGGGAGGACGCGCTTCGGGACTAG
- the lysA gene encoding diaminopimelate decarboxylase: MSHDSPPVRRLADWDHDRLGRLAADHGTPLYVLDLDRVAANYERFAAAFPDAHVMYAAKAHTGGAVLSKLLATGADIECAAWGELHRAIEAGADPNTLQYTAVNPPDRDLDYAVDLAADNPGLTVTGGARDTFDRLAARGYDGRVAVRVNPGIGTGHHEKVATGKDAKFGIPYDEVADLAADLADRFDLVGLHAHAGSGVLHDDLDDHCRAIGKVADLGRRVEREITDLEFVDFGGGFGVPYREDEEPLDMGVVGERVREAVGELDAQIKLEPGRYVVADAELILTEVNTVKETPAATVVGVDASLATLIRPAMFGSYHPIRNVSAPDRDPEPVSVGGPCCTSADVFCTDRPIAEPRREDLLAVGNAGAYGYELANQFHSQPRPAEVAVEDGAARVVRERETIDDVTRVER; the protein is encoded by the coding sequence ATGAGCCACGACTCGCCCCCGGTCCGCCGCCTCGCGGACTGGGACCACGACCGACTGGGTCGGCTGGCGGCCGACCACGGGACGCCGCTGTACGTGCTGGACCTCGACCGCGTCGCCGCGAACTACGAGCGGTTCGCGGCGGCCTTCCCCGACGCCCACGTGATGTACGCGGCGAAGGCCCACACCGGCGGGGCCGTCCTCTCGAAGCTGCTGGCGACCGGCGCGGACATCGAGTGTGCCGCGTGGGGCGAACTCCACCGGGCCATCGAGGCCGGCGCGGACCCGAACACGCTCCAGTACACCGCGGTCAATCCGCCGGACCGGGACCTCGACTACGCCGTCGACCTCGCGGCGGACAATCCGGGCCTGACCGTCACCGGCGGGGCGCGGGACACCTTCGACCGGCTGGCGGCACGGGGCTACGACGGCCGCGTCGCCGTCCGCGTCAACCCCGGCATCGGGACGGGCCACCACGAGAAGGTGGCGACGGGCAAGGACGCGAAATTCGGCATCCCGTACGACGAGGTGGCCGACCTGGCCGCGGACCTGGCCGATCGCTTCGACCTCGTGGGCCTGCACGCCCACGCCGGCAGCGGCGTCCTCCACGACGACCTCGACGACCACTGCCGGGCCATCGGGAAGGTCGCGGACCTCGGCCGGCGGGTCGAGCGCGAGATCACCGACCTGGAGTTCGTCGACTTCGGCGGCGGGTTCGGCGTCCCCTACCGCGAGGACGAGGAGCCACTCGATATGGGGGTCGTCGGCGAGAGGGTCCGCGAGGCCGTCGGGGAGCTGGACGCCCAGATCAAGCTCGAACCCGGGCGCTACGTCGTCGCCGACGCCGAGCTGATCCTGACCGAGGTGAACACGGTCAAGGAGACGCCCGCCGCCACCGTCGTCGGCGTCGACGCCTCGCTGGCGACGCTGATCCGGCCGGCGATGTTCGGCTCCTACCACCCCATCCGGAACGTCTCCGCGCCCGACCGCGACCCGGAACCCGTCTCGGTCGGCGGCCCCTGCTGTACGAGCGCGGACGTGTTCTGTACCGACCGGCCGATCGCGGAGCCACGGCGCGAGGACCTGCTGGCCGTCGGCAACGCCGGCGCGTACGGCTACGAACTCGCGAACCAGTTTCACTCCCAGCCACGGCCCGCCGAGGTGGCCGTCGAGGACGGCGCGGCACGGGTCGTCCGGGAACGCGAGACCATCGACGACGTGACCCGCGTGGAGCGATGA
- a CDS encoding M20 family metallopeptidase, with translation MNGAYDIDAFHRAAVETPSHESVEEMRSLLVETLDDEGFDPTVDDRGSVLATAGAGDHEAAADADTHLLLNTHIDTVPPHVPYERRAEPPGDGGDARPGSEQSSGRRPRDGAEGEGDVVCGRGACDAKGPLAALLDAFLTVDPRDGAVTLAVSTDEETTQTGGAHLAETIDADAAIVGEPTGLDVCTAAKGQFEGTVTIRGESAHAADPESGLNAIRAAAPILQAMETFDEGETRGASESASGDRTEPRARGPGEHDRLGRPVLTASMIEGGEATNQVPAECTITFDRRSVPPETSATFCTELEAHLAQWLPTGMDLEVSLLRPDTPFPEAFATDPDATLVRTLQEASGGATRPFGAATEASYFAEHCPTVVFGPGDLTDGVGAVAHSDREYVRLSEVRTAARAVRETLERLLQ, from the coding sequence ATGAACGGGGCATACGACATCGACGCGTTCCACCGCGCGGCCGTCGAGACGCCCTCCCACGAGTCGGTCGAGGAGATGCGGTCCCTGCTGGTCGAGACGCTCGACGACGAGGGGTTCGACCCGACCGTCGACGACCGCGGGAGCGTCCTCGCCACCGCCGGCGCGGGGGACCACGAGGCCGCGGCCGACGCCGACACGCACCTCCTGCTCAACACGCACATCGACACCGTCCCGCCGCACGTCCCCTACGAGCGGCGGGCGGAGCCGCCCGGCGACGGCGGCGACGCGCGTCCCGGCTCGGAACAGTCGAGCGGCCGGCGTCCGCGAGACGGCGCTGAGGGGGAAGGAGACGTGGTCTGCGGTCGCGGGGCCTGCGACGCGAAGGGGCCGCTCGCCGCGCTGCTGGACGCCTTCCTCACCGTCGATCCCCGCGACGGCGCGGTGACGCTCGCGGTCTCGACGGACGAGGAGACGACCCAGACCGGCGGCGCACACCTCGCCGAGACGATCGACGCGGACGCCGCGATCGTCGGCGAGCCGACGGGGCTGGACGTCTGTACGGCCGCCAAGGGGCAGTTCGAGGGGACGGTGACGATCCGCGGCGAGAGCGCCCACGCCGCCGACCCCGAGAGCGGCCTGAACGCGATCCGGGCGGCGGCCCCCATCCTGCAGGCGATGGAGACGTTCGACGAGGGCGAGACCCGGGGGGCCTCGGAGTCCGCCAGCGGTGACCGGACGGAACCGCGAGCGCGCGGACCGGGCGAACACGACCGGCTCGGCCGGCCCGTCCTCACCGCGTCGATGATCGAGGGCGGCGAGGCGACGAACCAGGTGCCGGCGGAGTGTACCATCACGTTCGATCGGCGGTCGGTGCCGCCGGAGACCAGCGCCACGTTCTGTACGGAACTGGAGGCCCACCTCGCCCAGTGGCTCCCGACCGGGATGGACCTCGAGGTGAGCCTCCTCCGGCCCGACACGCCGTTCCCGGAGGCGTTCGCGACCGACCCCGACGCGACCCTCGTGCGGACCTTGCAGGAGGCAAGCGGCGGGGCCACGCGGCCGTTCGGTGCGGCCACCGAGGCGTCGTACTTCGCGGAACACTGCCCGACGGTCGTCTTCGGCCCCGGCGACCTGACCGACGGGGTGGGCGCGGTGGCTCACTCCGACCGGGAGTACGTCCGCCTCTCCGAGGTCCGGACGGCCGCCCGCGCGGTCCGGGAGACGCTCGAGCGCCTACTCCAGTAG
- a CDS encoding phosphoribosyltransferase, which produces MFTNRTEAGERVAAGLRERGIEADVVLAIPRGGLPVARPVADALGVPLDVVVARKVGAPDNPELAVAAVADDGTTWRNEAIIASLDLDEAYLERETAREHEAAAEKFRRYRGDRPALDLAGERVVIVDDGLATGATMRACVRRVRDAGAASVVVAVPVASPQSARELASQADRVVALEEPPGFGAVGRYYREFGQVSDEDAMALLE; this is translated from the coding sequence ATGTTCACGAACCGCACGGAAGCGGGGGAGCGAGTCGCCGCCGGACTCCGGGAGCGGGGCATCGAGGCGGACGTCGTGCTGGCGATCCCCCGGGGCGGGCTCCCGGTCGCGCGGCCGGTCGCGGACGCGCTCGGCGTCCCGCTGGACGTGGTCGTCGCGCGGAAGGTCGGCGCGCCGGACAACCCCGAACTGGCCGTCGCCGCCGTCGCCGACGACGGGACGACGTGGCGCAACGAGGCGATCATCGCCTCGCTCGACCTCGACGAGGCGTACCTCGAACGGGAGACGGCCCGCGAGCACGAGGCGGCCGCCGAGAAGTTCCGGCGGTACAGGGGCGACAGGCCGGCGCTCGACCTCGCGGGCGAGCGCGTGGTGATCGTCGACGACGGCCTCGCGACCGGGGCGACGATGCGTGCCTGCGTCCGGCGTGTCCGGGACGCCGGGGCCGCGAGTGTCGTCGTCGCGGTCCCCGTCGCCAGCCCCCAGTCGGCGCGCGAACTCGCCAGTCAGGCCGACCGCGTCGTCGCCCTCGAGGAGCCGCCCGGGTTCGGTGCCGTCGGCCGGTACTACCGGGAGTTCGGGCAGGTCAGCGACGAGGACGCGATGGCGCTACTGGAGTAG
- a CDS encoding DUF5789 family protein: MSDDDSEEEAEPAVELGDGPDVEGAPLARVSARLTWGIEHSTVVDREGDTVVRTPDGPRELADVLGEVDEPYFADRHEFEDAVREVVGTGPVPTE, encoded by the coding sequence ATGAGCGACGACGACAGCGAGGAAGAGGCGGAACCGGCCGTCGAACTCGGCGATGGGCCGGACGTCGAGGGCGCGCCGCTGGCCCGCGTCAGCGCGCGGTTGACCTGGGGGATCGAACACAGCACGGTCGTCGACCGCGAGGGCGACACCGTCGTCCGCACGCCCGACGGCCCCAGAGAACTCGCGGACGTGCTCGGCGAGGTCGACGAGCCGTACTTCGCCGACCGCCACGAGTTCGAGGACGCGGTCCGCGAGGTCGTCGGCACGGGGCCGGTCCCGACCGAGTGA
- a CDS encoding DUF7139 domain-containing protein, whose product MTSLTDVYEGEVGRVASRRQQVAGTALVGAGLGALVAAIALATTDVGAVVGLGDYAAREVAGIVAGVGLPAVVFGVFAVLPASRRVRATALVGVALSLLGVAAFRSVYPNSWMANDPLLALGVSAVYLAGVLTTFWCLFAALATFETRKAPGGTARMRITEAGTIELVEEARPIPGLGGVGLLGSDPDGGVETQTNRSDAGRGTVSDGGEGEVLGAPSTGSTDGGSDAAGGAGGTDAGTRDAGAGDRQAVARADSSGSTTPSGPSEREVDADVATAGPEASNGGTTTQPTGHDPITETAAHRGEPDSYCGNCRHFQYVMADGDIQPHCTFHGEALDDMEACSAWVEND is encoded by the coding sequence ATGACCAGCCTGACGGACGTCTACGAGGGGGAGGTGGGACGTGTCGCGTCGCGCCGCCAGCAGGTCGCCGGGACGGCGCTCGTCGGTGCCGGGCTCGGGGCGCTCGTCGCCGCCATCGCGCTGGCGACGACGGACGTGGGGGCGGTAGTCGGGCTCGGCGACTACGCAGCCCGGGAGGTAGCGGGGATCGTCGCCGGGGTCGGTCTCCCCGCCGTCGTGTTCGGGGTGTTCGCCGTCCTGCCGGCCAGTCGCCGGGTCCGTGCGACGGCCCTCGTCGGTGTGGCCCTCTCGCTGCTGGGGGTCGCGGCCTTCCGCAGCGTCTACCCGAACAGCTGGATGGCCAACGACCCGCTGCTGGCGCTGGGGGTCAGCGCCGTCTACCTCGCCGGGGTGTTGACGACGTTCTGGTGTCTGTTCGCCGCCCTGGCGACCTTCGAGACGCGCAAGGCACCGGGCGGCACCGCGCGGATGCGCATCACCGAGGCCGGCACTATCGAACTCGTCGAGGAGGCCCGCCCGATCCCGGGGCTGGGCGGCGTCGGGCTGCTCGGGAGCGACCCCGACGGCGGCGTCGAGACCCAGACGAACCGCAGCGACGCCGGCCGGGGCACCGTCAGCGACGGCGGCGAGGGCGAGGTCCTCGGCGCACCGTCCACCGGGTCGACCGATGGGGGGTCGGACGCAGCCGGTGGCGCGGGCGGGACCGACGCCGGCACTCGTGACGCCGGAGCGGGCGACCGCCAGGCCGTGGCCCGAGCGGACTCGTCCGGGTCGACGACACCGAGCGGTCCCTCGGAGCGTGAGGTCGACGCCGACGTCGCCACCGCCGGTCCGGAGGCGTCGAACGGGGGGACGACGACCCAACCGACCGGCCACGACCCGATCACGGAGACGGCCGCCCACCGCGGCGAGCCGGACAGCTACTGTGGCAACTGCCGGCACTTCCAGTACGTGATGGCCGACGGCGACATCCAGCCCCACTGTACCTTCCACGGGGAGGCGCTCGACGATATGGAGGCCTGCTCGGCGTGGGTCGAGAACGACTGA
- a CDS encoding transcription factor S — protein MEFCDDCGSMMKTEGDKWVCGSCGNETLRDEAAEQEMAVTTQGQEESEVVDTSEVDAGDMGPTTNERCPECGNDRAFYEMKQIRAADESETRFFTCTECEHKWREDDH, from the coding sequence ATGGAGTTCTGCGACGACTGCGGTTCGATGATGAAGACAGAGGGCGACAAGTGGGTCTGCGGGAGCTGCGGGAACGAGACGCTCCGCGACGAGGCCGCCGAGCAGGAGATGGCCGTCACCACGCAGGGCCAGGAGGAGTCCGAGGTGGTCGACACCTCCGAGGTCGACGCCGGCGACATGGGGCCGACGACGAACGAGCGGTGCCCGGAGTGTGGCAACGACAGGGCCTTCTACGAGATGAAGCAGATCCGGGCGGCAGACGAGTCAGAGACCCGATTCTTCACCTGTACCGAGTGCGAGCACAAGTGGCGCGAGGACGACCACTGA
- a CDS encoding methyltransferase domain-containing protein codes for MAYLFVHEDREYLLDRGERFESDLGILEVPEDVEPGDVVETHLGTGFTVRRLRGPDLFTHLERTGAPMMPRDVGLVVGKTGVAAGDRVLDAGTGTGILSAYLGRLGADVVTYEIDPEFAEVARENMATAGVADAVEVRTGDVTDDLDTLSGFDVVTLDTEDAPTVVERTPTLLDRGGSLAVYSPFVENTRAAVDAAESAGLTDVETLDTIQREMDFDHRGSRPSTGGVGHTGYLTFARRP; via the coding sequence GTGGCCTACCTCTTCGTCCACGAGGACCGCGAGTACCTGCTGGACCGCGGCGAGCGCTTCGAGTCGGATCTGGGCATTCTGGAAGTCCCCGAGGACGTCGAGCCCGGCGACGTCGTCGAGACCCATCTCGGGACCGGCTTCACCGTCCGCCGGCTGCGCGGCCCGGACCTGTTCACCCACCTCGAACGCACCGGCGCGCCGATGATGCCCCGCGACGTGGGGCTGGTGGTCGGCAAGACCGGCGTCGCGGCGGGCGACCGCGTGCTCGACGCCGGCACCGGGACGGGTATCCTCAGCGCCTACCTGGGTCGGCTGGGGGCCGACGTGGTGACCTACGAGATCGACCCGGAGTTCGCCGAGGTGGCCCGCGAGAACATGGCGACGGCGGGCGTGGCCGACGCCGTCGAGGTGCGGACCGGCGACGTGACCGACGACCTGGACACGCTCTCGGGGTTCGACGTGGTGACGCTGGACACCGAGGACGCACCGACCGTCGTCGAGCGGACGCCGACGCTGCTCGACCGCGGCGGGTCGCTGGCGGTGTACTCGCCGTTCGTCGAGAACACCCGGGCGGCCGTCGACGCCGCCGAGTCGGCCGGCCTGACCGACGTGGAGACGCTCGACACCATCCAGCGCGAGATGGACTTCGACCACCGCGGCTCCCGCCCGTCGACGGGCGGCGTCGGCCACACGGGCTACCTGACGTTCGCCCGCCGACCCTGA
- a CDS encoding nascent polypeptide-associated complex protein, which translates to MFGGGGGGMNPRKMKQMMEQMGIDMEDIDAEEVIIRTPDEELVFTDAEVQLMEAQGQKTYQVVGDPESRERGETDDAAAEDDGDGDGDDGTAVDADDVELVAMRAGVDEDTAREALEDNDGDLADAVDQLE; encoded by the coding sequence ATGTTCGGCGGAGGCGGCGGGGGGATGAACCCTCGCAAGATGAAGCAGATGATGGAACAGATGGGCATCGACATGGAGGACATCGACGCCGAAGAGGTGATCATCCGGACCCCCGACGAGGAACTGGTCTTCACGGACGCGGAGGTCCAGCTGATGGAGGCCCAGGGACAGAAGACCTACCAGGTCGTCGGCGACCCCGAGTCCCGGGAGCGCGGCGAGACCGACGACGCGGCCGCCGAGGACGACGGCGACGGTGACGGCGACGACGGCACCGCCGTCGACGCCGACGACGTGGAACTGGTCGCGATGCGGGCCGGCGTCGACGAGGACACCGCCCGCGAGGCGCTCGAGGACAACGACGGCGACCTCGCGGACGCCGTCGACCAGCTGGAGTAG
- a CDS encoding proteasome assembly chaperone family protein, producing MAHVAVHRDDVELDEPTLVEGLPGVGLVGKIAADHLVDAYGMAHYATAYCEGLPEIAVYAEGDPEVRGPVRIHADPDHDLLVLQSDAPVSPQAADEFASCLSAWFESQNATPIFLSGMPAEKGDSPPSVYGVATGEGAALLDEAGVDPPTESGAVTGPTGALVHEAQRRGLTGVALVVEADPQFPDPEAARALLNTAIGPLGEFEVDTDALVEQAEEISEAKERLAQQMGEAEDESTSARPLGMYQ from the coding sequence ATGGCACACGTAGCGGTCCACCGCGACGACGTCGAGCTGGACGAGCCGACGCTGGTCGAGGGGCTGCCCGGCGTCGGCCTGGTCGGGAAGATCGCCGCAGACCACCTGGTCGACGCCTACGGGATGGCCCACTACGCGACGGCGTACTGTGAGGGGCTGCCGGAGATCGCGGTCTACGCCGAGGGCGACCCCGAGGTGCGGGGGCCGGTCCGCATCCACGCGGACCCCGACCACGATCTCCTCGTCCTCCAGAGCGACGCGCCGGTCTCTCCACAGGCCGCCGACGAGTTCGCGAGCTGTCTCAGCGCCTGGTTCGAGAGCCAGAACGCGACGCCGATCTTCCTCAGCGGGATGCCGGCCGAGAAAGGCGACAGCCCGCCGTCGGTGTACGGCGTCGCGACGGGCGAGGGGGCGGCGCTGCTCGACGAGGCCGGCGTCGACCCGCCGACGGAGTCGGGTGCGGTCACCGGCCCGACGGGCGCGCTCGTCCACGAGGCTCAGCGGCGGGGCCTGACGGGTGTCGCGCTCGTCGTCGAGGCCGACCCGCAGTTCCCCGACCCGGAGGCGGCGCGGGCGCTGCTGAACACCGCCATCGGCCCGCTGGGCGAGTTCGAGGTCGACACCGACGCGCTGGTCGAACAGGCCGAAGAGATCAGCGAGGCCAAGGAGCGGCTGGCCCAGCAGATGGGCGAGGCCGAGGACGAGAGCACGAGCGCACGGCCGCTCGGGATGTACCAGTGA